A stretch of the Polaribacter pacificus genome encodes the following:
- the groL gene encoding chaperonin GroEL (60 kDa chaperone family; promotes refolding of misfolded polypeptides especially under stressful conditions; forms two stacked rings of heptamers to form a barrel-shaped 14mer; ends can be capped by GroES; misfolded proteins enter the barrel where they are refolded when GroES binds) has translation MAKDIKFDIEARDGLKRGVDALANAVKVTLGPKGRNVIISKAFGAPTVTKDGVSVAKEVELENPLENMGAQMVKEVASKTNDLAGDGTTTATVLAQAIVKEGLKNVAAGANPMDLKRGIDKAVLAIVKDLDKQSQKVGNSSEKIKQVAAISANNDDVIGDLIATAFSKVGKEGVITVEEAKGMETYVDVVEGMQFDRGYLSPYFVTDADKMIADLENPYILLFDKKISNLQEILPILEPVAQSSRPLLIIAEDVDGQALATLVVNKLRGGLKIAAVKAPGFGDRRKAMLEDIAILTGGTVISEERGFSLENATLDLLGTAETVTIDKDNTTIVNGSGDAKLIKARVNQIKAQIETTTSDYDKEKLQERLAKLAGGVAVLYVGAASEVEMKEKKDRVDDALHATRAAVEEGIVAGGGVALVRAKKVLEKLTADNLDEVTGIQIVARAIESPLRTIVENAGGEGSVVINKVLEGKKDFGYDAKSDEYVDMLKAGIIDPKKVTRVALENAASVAGMILTTECALIDIKEDNAGGAMPPMGGGMPGMM, from the coding sequence ATGGCAAAAGATATAAAATTTGATATTGAAGCACGCGACGGTTTAAAACGTGGTGTAGACGCATTGGCTAACGCTGTAAAAGTAACCTTAGGTCCAAAAGGACGTAATGTAATTATTTCGAAAGCATTTGGAGCTCCAACAGTAACTAAAGATGGTGTTTCTGTTGCCAAAGAAGTTGAATTAGAAAACCCATTAGAAAACATGGGTGCACAAATGGTAAAAGAGGTTGCCTCTAAAACCAATGATTTAGCTGGAGACGGAACAACAACCGCTACTGTTTTAGCACAAGCTATCGTAAAAGAAGGACTAAAGAATGTTGCCGCTGGAGCAAATCCTATGGATTTAAAACGCGGTATTGATAAGGCCGTACTTGCCATTGTTAAAGACTTAGACAAACAATCTCAAAAAGTAGGGAATTCATCAGAAAAAATCAAACAAGTTGCAGCGATCTCTGCCAACAATGACGATGTTATTGGTGATTTAATCGCTACTGCTTTTTCAAAAGTTGGAAAAGAAGGAGTGATTACTGTAGAGGAGGCAAAAGGAATGGAAACCTACGTTGATGTTGTAGAAGGAATGCAATTTGACAGAGGGTATTTATCTCCATATTTTGTTACTGATGCAGATAAGATGATTGCAGATTTAGAAAATCCATATATCTTATTATTTGACAAAAAGATTTCAAATCTCCAAGAAATTCTTCCAATCTTAGAGCCAGTTGCTCAATCTAGCAGACCTTTATTAATTATCGCAGAAGATGTAGACGGACAAGCCCTTGCAACACTGGTAGTTAATAAATTACGTGGTGGATTAAAAATTGCAGCTGTTAAAGCTCCAGGTTTTGGAGACAGAAGAAAAGCAATGTTAGAAGACATCGCTATCTTAACAGGAGGAACGGTAATATCTGAAGAAAGAGGCTTCTCATTAGAAAACGCAACTTTAGACTTATTAGGAACTGCTGAAACTGTAACTATTGACAAAGACAATACAACAATTGTAAACGGTTCTGGAGATGCCAAATTGATCAAAGCTAGAGTAAATCAAATTAAAGCTCAAATAGAAACTACAACCTCTGATTACGACAAAGAAAAATTACAAGAACGCCTAGCGAAGTTGGCTGGTGGAGTAGCTGTTTTATATGTTGGTGCTGCTTCTGAAGTAGAAATGAAAGAGAAAAAAGACCGAGTTGACGATGCCTTGCACGCTACTAGAGCTGCCGTTGAAGAAGGAATCGTTGCTGGAGGTGGTGTTGCTTTAGTGAGAGCTAAGAAAGTACTAGAAAAACTAACTGCTGACAACTTAGATGAGGTAACCGGAATTCAAATTGTTGCACGCGCTATAGAATCTCCTTTGAGAACTATTGTTGAGAATGCTGGAGGAGAAGGATCAGTTGTGATCAACAAAGTATTAGAAGGTAAAAAAGACTTTGGTTATGACGCTAAATCTGATGAATATGTAGACATGCTAAAAGCAGGAATTATAGATCCTAAAAAAGTAACAAGAGTAGCTTTAGAGAATGCTGCCTCTGTTGCAGGTATGATTCTTACAACTGAGTGTGCCTTGATTGACATCAAAGAAGACAACGCTGGCGGAGCAATGCCTCCAATGGGTGGCGGAATGCCAGGAATGATGTAA
- a CDS encoding GAF domain-containing protein produces the protein MEVNLLKNHIDSIIDNQVSTNEKLQGICDYLEAEVSYYDWVGFYFKNGDKNELKLGPFTGEPTDHIIIPFGKGICGQVAVSNENFVVQDVSSQDNYISCGWKVKSEIVIPIFVNGENIGQIDIDSHTANIFTKEDETLLEYICQRVASLY, from the coding sequence ATGGAAGTAAATCTTTTAAAAAATCATATAGATAGCATTATTGATAATCAAGTTTCTACCAACGAAAAACTTCAGGGTATCTGTGACTACCTAGAAGCTGAAGTCTCTTATTATGATTGGGTTGGTTTTTATTTTAAAAATGGGGATAAAAATGAATTAAAACTTGGCCCTTTTACTGGAGAGCCAACCGATCATATCATCATCCCTTTTGGCAAAGGAATTTGTGGTCAGGTTGCTGTAAGCAATGAAAATTTTGTAGTACAAGACGTAAGTTCTCAAGACAATTATATTTCTTGTGGATGGAAGGTGAAATCAGAAATTGTGATTCCTATTTTTGTCAATGGAGAGAACATTGGACAGATTGATATCGACTCACATACAGCTAATATTTTTACCAAAGAAGATGAAACCTTACTAGAATATATTTGCCAACGAGTAGCAAGCCTTTATTAA
- a CDS encoding rod shape-determining protein, producing MGFFDFMTEDIAIDLGTANTLIIHNGKVVIDSPSIVARDRTTGKIIATGKEANMMQGKTHENIKTIRPLKDGVIADFQASEEMIKEFVKQIPSIKKKLFPPALRMVICIPSGITEVEKRAVQDSARHMNAKEIYLIFEPMAAAIGVGIDIMEPKGNMIIDIGGGTTEIAVIALAGIVCDQSVKVAGDLFTNDIMYYMRTQHNLHVGETTAEKIKITIGAATEDLDNPPEDMLVQGRDLLSGKPKQVQVSYREIAKALDKSILRIEDAVMETLSKTPPELAADIYNTGIYLAGGGSMLRGLDKRLSRKTDLPVYVAEDPLRAVVRGTGIALKEIEKYKSILMK from the coding sequence ATGGGTTTTTTCGATTTTATGACGGAGGATATTGCTATCGACCTTGGCACAGCTAACACACTGATCATTCACAATGGTAAAGTAGTTATTGATAGTCCGTCTATCGTTGCCCGTGATAGAACAACTGGCAAAATAATTGCAACTGGTAAAGAAGCAAATATGATGCAGGGAAAAACGCACGAAAACATCAAAACTATCCGCCCTTTAAAAGATGGAGTAATTGCTGATTTTCAAGCCTCTGAAGAAATGATTAAAGAATTTGTAAAGCAAATTCCTTCTATCAAGAAAAAATTATTCCCACCCGCTTTACGTATGGTTATTTGCATTCCTTCTGGAATTACAGAAGTAGAAAAGCGTGCTGTGCAGGATTCTGCAAGACACATGAATGCCAAAGAAATTTATTTAATCTTTGAACCTATGGCAGCTGCGATAGGTGTAGGTATAGATATCATGGAACCCAAAGGGAACATGATTATCGATATAGGTGGAGGTACTACTGAGATTGCTGTAATTGCCTTAGCAGGTATTGTTTGTGATCAATCAGTAAAAGTAGCTGGAGATCTTTTTACCAATGATATTATGTATTATATGCGTACCCAACACAACTTACATGTTGGTGAAACAACAGCCGAAAAAATAAAGATTACCATTGGAGCTGCGACTGAAGATTTAGACAATCCACCAGAAGATATGCTGGTACAAGGTAGAGATTTGTTAAGCGGAAAACCAAAACAAGTACAGGTTTCATATAGAGAGATTGCCAAAGCATTAGACAAATCTATTTTAAGAATCGAAGACGCTGTGATGGAAACACTTTCTAAAACACCTCCAGAATTAGCTGCAGATATTTACAATACAGGTATTTATTTAGCAGGAGGAGGATCTATGCTTAGAGGTTTAGACAAAAGATTATCAAGAAAGACAGACTTACCAGTTTATGTTGCAGAAGATCCTCTTAGAGCTGTAGTTAGAGGAACCGGTATTGCATTAAAAGAAATTGAAAAATACAAAAGCATCTTGATGAAGTAA
- the mrdA gene encoding penicillin-binding protein 2, whose protein sequence is MKRNFLLFFLITMAGLVLLGRLFQLQVIRGADQNPVKNAAVKVEYEFPERGYVYDRNGKLLVANQLSYDVMIIPQEVKPLDTLEFCTLLKISKEDFVKRYQKAKNYAPWLPSVFLKQLAKEDFAFLQEKLHKYKGFYIQKRSIRNYPIASAANVLGYISEVNEEDTKKNPNYQQGELTGSSGVEKMYDSILRGVKGKKYLHRDRLNKIIGSYKDGIYDTIAVNGQDITLTIDSELQQYGELLMRGKRGAIVAIEPSTGEILAAVSMPTYDPNEMVGRQRKLNSVRLFGDTIGQPMYDKGLNALYPPGSPFKVVNALIGLQEGVIDEQTPFYCNHGFRYGSRTKEFMGCHCGIVGLPIRLHVAISESCNSYFANTYIRIINKYKNSTLGMDAWSEHVKSFGLGNYLGYDLPTGQKGLIPDGKYYDDRYQYSWGPTTNISNSIGQGEVSMTPIQLANVTAAIANRGYFYTPHILKKVNKSSINNPKYTTPKYTSIDPKYFPPIIDGMEEVFKTGTAKWVKIDGIDIVGKTGTAENFVIRNGVRTQLKDHSILIAFAPKDNPKIAIAVFVDNGGFGSTIAAPITSLLVEKYINGKIAPKRKWIEDRMLNLSLQSIYEKKIVLPAKTLLD, encoded by the coding sequence ATGAAACGTAATTTTTTATTATTTTTTTTGATTACCATGGCTGGCTTAGTGTTGCTGGGGCGACTGTTCCAATTGCAAGTAATTAGAGGTGCAGATCAAAATCCTGTAAAAAATGCAGCGGTTAAAGTAGAGTATGAATTCCCTGAGCGAGGCTATGTCTATGACCGAAATGGAAAACTTTTGGTAGCTAACCAACTCTCATATGATGTGATGATCATCCCTCAAGAAGTAAAACCCTTAGACACCCTAGAGTTTTGCACCCTATTAAAAATTAGCAAAGAAGATTTTGTAAAAAGATATCAAAAAGCAAAAAACTACGCCCCTTGGCTTCCTTCCGTTTTTTTAAAACAACTAGCCAAAGAGGATTTTGCTTTTCTACAAGAAAAACTACATAAATACAAAGGCTTCTACATACAAAAAAGAAGCATTCGAAACTACCCAATAGCTTCTGCCGCCAATGTCTTAGGCTATATAAGTGAGGTAAATGAAGAAGACACTAAAAAGAATCCAAACTACCAACAAGGTGAGCTTACAGGTTCTAGTGGGGTAGAAAAAATGTACGATTCCATTTTACGAGGAGTAAAAGGAAAAAAATACCTGCATAGAGACCGATTAAATAAAATTATAGGTAGCTATAAAGATGGCATCTATGATACCATCGCTGTAAATGGGCAAGACATTACACTTACCATAGACAGTGAACTACAGCAATACGGCGAATTACTTATGCGTGGAAAACGCGGAGCAATCGTAGCAATTGAACCAAGTACGGGTGAGATTTTAGCAGCCGTTTCTATGCCTACTTACGACCCAAATGAAATGGTAGGAAGACAGCGTAAATTAAATTCGGTACGACTCTTTGGTGACACCATAGGGCAGCCAATGTACGACAAAGGACTTAACGCACTATATCCTCCTGGATCTCCTTTTAAAGTAGTTAATGCATTAATTGGCTTGCAAGAAGGCGTCATTGATGAGCAAACTCCTTTTTATTGCAACCACGGGTTCAGATACGGAAGTCGGACAAAAGAGTTTATGGGTTGTCACTGTGGTATTGTAGGCTTGCCAATTAGGCTGCATGTTGCAATTTCTGAATCGTGTAACAGTTATTTTGCTAATACCTATATTCGAATTATCAACAAATACAAAAACTCAACATTGGGCATGGATGCTTGGAGTGAACATGTAAAGAGTTTTGGTTTGGGGAACTATCTAGGATATGACCTACCAACAGGTCAAAAAGGCTTAATCCCAGACGGAAAATATTATGATGACCGATATCAATACTCTTGGGGGCCTACCACCAATATTTCCAATTCAATTGGACAAGGAGAGGTTAGTATGACGCCAATACAACTGGCCAATGTAACAGCGGCAATTGCCAACAGAGGCTACTTCTATACACCCCACATCTTAAAAAAGGTAAACAAGAGCAGCATAAATAACCCTAAATACACCACCCCCAAATACACAAGCATCGATCCTAAATACTTCCCTCCTATTATAGATGGAATGGAAGAAGTATTTAAAACAGGAACTGCTAAATGGGTAAAAATTGACGGGATTGACATTGTAGGGAAAACAGGAACTGCAGAAAATTTTGTAATTCGAAATGGCGTGCGAACACAATTAAAAGATCATTCTATTTTAATTGCTTTTGCTCCCAAAGACAATCCAAAAATTGCCATCGCTGTTTTTGTTGATAACGGAGGTTTTGGATCTACTATCGCAGCTCCAATAACAAGCTTGCTTGTAGAAAAATACATAAACGGAAAGATCGCACCTAAAAGAAAATGGATAGAAGACAGAATGCTTAATCTAAGCCTACAATCTATCTACGAGAAAAAAATAGTACTCCCAGCAAAAACCTTACTAGATTGA
- a CDS encoding co-chaperone GroES gives MKLNIKPLADRVLLEPAAAETKTASGLIIPDNAKEKPQKGTVVAVGKGTKDEPMTVKIGDTVLYGKYAGTELKLEGNDYLMMRESDILAII, from the coding sequence ATGAAACTAAACATTAAACCATTAGCAGACAGAGTTCTTTTAGAACCAGCAGCAGCGGAAACTAAAACCGCCTCTGGGTTGATTATTCCCGACAATGCAAAAGAAAAACCACAAAAGGGAACTGTTGTTGCAGTTGGGAAAGGAACCAAAGACGAACCTATGACCGTAAAGATTGGTGACACTGTTTTGTATGGGAAATACGCTGGCACCGAACTAAAATTAGAAGGAAATGATTATCTAATGATGAGAGAATCTGATATCCTCGCAATTATTTAA
- the xrtF gene encoding exosortase family protein XrtF, whose protein sequence is MKKYKKSIIFLLKFFVSYFLLFTMYAYYLKNTQQKESQFVCAPLTATVANQTAGVLNFFGYHTKVIQHSEEMSVKILIDDVYIARVIEGCNSVSIIILFISFIIAFPGPLKTTLIFSVFGSLIIYGINILRIAILSVLLYKYPDQQVFLHNLVFPAIIYGTTFSLWVVWVHRYSNYKR, encoded by the coding sequence TTGAAAAAGTATAAAAAAAGTATCATTTTTTTATTAAAGTTTTTCGTAAGCTATTTTTTGCTTTTTACGATGTATGCTTACTATCTAAAGAATACTCAGCAAAAAGAAAGTCAGTTTGTTTGCGCACCTTTAACAGCTACTGTAGCAAATCAAACAGCAGGAGTGTTAAACTTTTTTGGCTACCACACAAAAGTTATTCAGCACAGTGAAGAAATGTCTGTTAAGATTTTAATAGACGATGTGTATATAGCACGTGTTATTGAGGGATGTAATTCTGTTAGCATAATTATCCTTTTTATTTCTTTTATCATTGCTTTTCCTGGTCCACTAAAAACAACCTTGATTTTTTCAGTCTTTGGTAGTTTGATTATCTATGGAATCAACATTTTGAGGATTGCAATTTTATCAGTTTTACTCTATAAGTATCCAGATCAACAAGTATTTTTGCACAATCTTGTCTTTCCGGCTATTATTTACGGAACAACCTTTTCACTCTGGGTTGTTTGGGTACACAGATATTCAAATTATAAACGATGA
- a CDS encoding exosortase F system-associated membrane protein has product MKAVVKYSIVTVLFLLLVSIRAFENDLFYDPLIAYFKNDYLYSQMPDVHTQKLLLDVFFRYLVNTIISLLIIYFLFRKKTYLKFAGAFYVLAFVLLISVFAILINQEFEQGYLLPFYIRRFLIHPLFLLILLPVFYYMKLHVKKKN; this is encoded by the coding sequence ATGAAAGCAGTTGTAAAATACAGTATTGTAACAGTGTTGTTTCTTCTTTTAGTCTCTATTAGAGCTTTTGAAAATGATTTGTTTTACGATCCTCTAATAGCGTATTTCAAAAACGACTATTTGTATAGTCAAATGCCCGATGTTCATACTCAAAAATTGTTGTTAGATGTCTTTTTTAGATACCTTGTAAATACAATAATTTCATTGCTGATTATTTATTTTTTATTTAGAAAAAAAACTTATTTAAAATTTGCAGGAGCCTTTTATGTGCTTGCTTTTGTTCTGTTAATCAGTGTCTTTGCTATTTTGATTAATCAAGAGTTTGAGCAAGGTTATTTACTGCCGTTTTACATTCGAAGATTTTTAATCCACCCGCTTTTTTTGTTAATTTTGTTGCCGGTTTTTTATTATATGAAATTGCATGTCAAAAAAAAGAACTAG
- the purH gene encoding bifunctional phosphoribosylaminoimidazolecarboxamide formyltransferase/IMP cyclohydrolase, translating into MSDSKTIKSALISVFHKDGLQPLVEKLNQLNVTIYSTGGTEKFITDLGIPVVPVEDVTSYPSILGGRVKTLHPKVFGGILNRQDNETDAAQLIEFDIPQIDLVIVDLYPFEKTVASGAKEQDIIEKIDIGGISLIRAAAKNFKDTVILSSMEQYNDFLALITDNSGTTTLADRKSLASKAFNISSHYDTAIFNYFNQDEVVFKVSETRSTVLRYGENPHQKGFFFGDLDAMFNKLHGKELSYNNLLDVDAAVNLMNEFTGEAPTFAVLKHNNACGFAQRDTVHQAYVDALAGDPVSAFGGVLISNSPIDLATANEINSLFCEVVIAPEFNSEALEVLKSKKNRILLVQKMTELPQQNVRTALNGLLVQDKDMITDALEDLTYVTNNKPSQTELDDLLFASKICKHTKSNTIVFTKNRQLLASGTGQTSRVDALKQAIEKATGFGFDLKGAVMASDAFFPFPDCVEIADNAGITSVIQPGGSIKDQLSIDYCNANNISMVLTGTRHFKH; encoded by the coding sequence ATGAGCGACTCAAAAACAATCAAATCTGCCTTAATTTCAGTATTTCACAAAGACGGCTTACAGCCTTTAGTTGAAAAACTTAACCAACTAAATGTTACTATTTATTCTACTGGTGGCACCGAAAAATTTATCACTGATTTAGGGATCCCTGTAGTTCCTGTAGAAGACGTTACTTCTTACCCTTCTATTTTAGGTGGTCGAGTTAAAACTCTTCACCCAAAAGTTTTTGGAGGAATACTAAACAGACAGGACAATGAAACAGATGCAGCTCAATTAATAGAGTTTGACATTCCTCAAATTGATTTGGTGATTGTTGATTTGTACCCTTTTGAAAAAACAGTTGCTTCTGGAGCAAAAGAACAAGATATCATTGAAAAAATTGACATCGGAGGAATTTCTTTGATTCGCGCTGCAGCAAAAAACTTTAAAGACACTGTTATCTTATCTTCTATGGAGCAATACAATGACTTCTTAGCATTGATTACAGACAACAGCGGTACCACAACTTTAGCAGACAGAAAATCACTTGCTTCTAAAGCTTTTAATATCTCATCTCATTACGATACAGCTATTTTTAATTATTTTAACCAAGACGAGGTAGTCTTTAAGGTTAGTGAAACCAGATCTACTGTATTGCGTTATGGTGAGAACCCTCATCAAAAAGGATTTTTCTTTGGAGATTTAGACGCCATGTTTAATAAATTACACGGAAAAGAATTAAGCTACAACAACTTACTAGACGTAGATGCAGCTGTTAACTTGATGAATGAGTTTACTGGTGAAGCACCTACTTTTGCCGTTTTAAAACACAACAACGCTTGTGGATTTGCCCAAAGAGACACTGTTCACCAAGCCTATGTAGATGCCTTAGCTGGAGATCCAGTATCAGCATTTGGAGGGGTTTTAATCTCTAACAGCCCTATTGATTTAGCAACAGCAAATGAAATTAATTCACTTTTTTGTGAAGTGGTAATTGCTCCAGAATTTAATAGCGAAGCGCTAGAGGTTTTAAAAAGCAAAAAGAATAGAATACTCTTAGTACAAAAAATGACTGAGCTACCTCAGCAAAATGTTCGAACTGCCCTAAATGGATTACTAGTTCAGGACAAGGATATGATTACAGATGCCTTAGAAGATTTAACCTATGTTACTAACAATAAACCTAGCCAAACAGAGTTAGATGATTTATTGTTTGCTTCTAAAATATGTAAACACACCAAATCAAATACTATCGTATTTACAAAAAACAGACAATTGTTAGCTAGCGGAACTGGACAAACAAGCCGAGTAGATGCTTTAAAGCAAGCGATAGAAAAAGCAACTGGTTTTGGCTTTGACCTGAAAGGGGCTGTCATGGCAAGTGATGCATTTTTCCCTTTTCCAGATTGTGTAGAAATCGCTGACAATGCAGGAATTACAAGTGTTATTCAACCAGGGGGATCTATAAAAGACCAACTGAGTATTGATTACTGTAACGCAAATAATATCTCAATGGTATTAACAGGAACAAGACATTTTAAACATTAA
- the secG gene encoding preprotein translocase subunit SecG, which yields MTYTLFLILILVVAVALILIVLVQNPKGGGLSSSFGGGGAQSMGGVQNTNSFLDKATWTLAISMFALILLANFAIPRANSVNNPQLEQTLQNVQTTTPVQSAPLTQDSVN from the coding sequence ATGACGTATACATTATTTTTAATTTTAATATTGGTTGTTGCAGTAGCACTAATATTAATTGTTTTAGTTCAAAACCCTAAAGGAGGAGGATTATCTTCATCTTTTGGTGGTGGTGGTGCTCAATCTATGGGAGGAGTTCAAAACACAAATAGCTTTTTAGACAAAGCTACTTGGACTTTGGCTATTTCTATGTTTGCTTTAATTTTATTGGCAAATTTTGCAATTCCAAGAGCAAACAGTGTTAACAATCCTCAATTAGAGCAAACACTTCAAAATGTTCAAACTACAACGCCAGTTCAAAGCGCTCCCTTAACTCAAGATAGCGTGAACTAA
- the mreC gene encoding rod shape-determining protein MreC has protein sequence MQQIAYFIQKYKYFLFFVFLSAVALALTINNHDFHKSKFISSANSITGGLYEKSSKFSEYLHLKSENTELIEENTFLKNQIELIKARLDSTVDINIIDSVKYHQKYTYTTARVIKNDYHKQNNFLLINLGSSNGVLAEMAVTNSKGLIGITDQVSPKFARVQSILNSNSKINARLKNSFHFGTLIWNGKDYNKVQLIDIPRQANVKLGDTIITGGKSTIFPEGILIGTVKDISHSNTSSEIDIKLFNDMSNIGPVYVIKNLNKPEINTLENTENE, from the coding sequence ATGCAACAAATCGCTTATTTTATTCAAAAGTATAAATACTTTTTATTTTTTGTTTTTTTAAGTGCCGTTGCCCTTGCTTTAACGATTAACAACCACGATTTTCACAAAAGCAAATTTATTAGTTCTGCAAACAGTATTACGGGAGGACTGTATGAAAAATCATCAAAATTCTCAGAATACCTACATCTTAAATCAGAAAACACAGAACTGATTGAAGAAAACACATTTTTAAAAAATCAAATAGAGCTTATTAAAGCACGTTTGGATTCTACAGTAGATATCAACATTATTGACAGTGTAAAATATCATCAAAAATATACCTATACCACTGCAAGAGTTATCAAAAATGATTACCACAAACAAAATAATTTTTTACTCATTAATTTAGGATCCAGCAATGGAGTACTAGCAGAAATGGCAGTAACAAACAGCAAAGGTTTGATTGGAATCACTGACCAAGTGAGTCCAAAATTTGCTAGAGTTCAGTCTATTTTAAATTCTAATAGCAAGATAAATGCACGCCTTAAAAACAGTTTTCATTTTGGTACTTTAATTTGGAACGGAAAAGATTACAACAAAGTTCAGTTAATCGATATTCCAAGACAAGCAAATGTAAAACTTGGCGATACAATTATTACTGGAGGTAAATCAACCATTTTTCCAGAAGGAATCTTAATTGGAACCGTTAAAGACATCAGCCATAGCAATACGTCTAGTGAAATTGACATTAAACTCTTTAATGATATGAGTAATATTGGCCCTGTCTATGTAATAAAAAACTTGAATAAACCCGAAATAAACACCCTAGAGAATACAGAAAATGAATAA
- a CDS encoding LptE family protein yields MKITRTLFSLLTICFLLSSCGIYNFTGGDTGKAKTIQVDFFRNVAPLIEPSLSQKFTVDFQDLFLRQTNLSSVKSDGDIHFEGEITGYTIVPMSATADQAAAQNRLTITVNVRYTNRFIEKDNFERSFSFYYDYPANTQLIGSALETAFNEIIPRITQDIFNASIAKW; encoded by the coding sequence ATGAAAATTACACGAACTCTTTTTAGTTTACTTACTATATGCTTCTTACTCTCTAGCTGCGGAATTTATAATTTTACAGGTGGAGACACTGGAAAAGCAAAAACAATTCAAGTTGATTTTTTTAGAAACGTGGCCCCTTTAATTGAGCCTTCATTAAGTCAGAAGTTTACGGTAGACTTTCAAGACCTGTTTCTTCGACAAACTAATTTAAGCTCAGTAAAATCTGATGGGGATATACATTTTGAAGGAGAAATCACAGGCTACACTATTGTTCCTATGAGTGCAACTGCTGATCAAGCTGCTGCACAAAACAGGCTAACCATTACGGTCAATGTTCGCTACACAAATCGTTTTATAGAAAAGGACAATTTTGAAAGAAGCTTTTCTTTTTATTATGATTATCCTGCAAATACACAATTAATTGGAAGTGCACTAGAGACAGCTTTTAATGAGATTATTCCTAGAATAACTCAAGATATTTTTAATGCTTCAATTGCAAAATGGTAA
- a CDS encoding heavy metal-binding domain-containing protein produces MDCEKGKTYENEGNCPVCKMKLRKKVDESEDSHDDH; encoded by the coding sequence ATGGATTGTGAAAAAGGCAAGACTTATGAAAATGAAGGGAACTGTCCAGTATGTAAAATGAAATTAAGAAAGAAGGTTGATGAGAGTGAAGATTCTCATGATGATCATTAA
- the mreD gene encoding rod shape-determining protein MreD, which produces MNKRLYVVFMFFTLLFLQVFVLNNILFLGYINPYLYVAFVIFYPLKEERFSLLLFSFLLGLSVDFFTDSGGIHAFSLLFVAYIRLTLIKLVFKKSSLDYLLFDLNKEPYGKVFNFVMIIIITHHFLLFFLANFSFNNLTSVLTQTVYSSIFTAILFFLGNSLFRNKK; this is translated from the coding sequence ATGAATAAGAGATTGTATGTTGTTTTTATGTTTTTTACACTGTTATTTCTACAAGTATTTGTATTAAATAACATCTTGTTTTTAGGCTATATAAACCCATACTTATATGTTGCTTTTGTTATTTTCTATCCATTAAAAGAAGAGCGTTTTTCACTTCTTCTTTTCTCTTTCTTATTAGGTTTGTCTGTCGATTTTTTCACAGACTCTGGAGGCATACATGCTTTTTCACTTCTTTTTGTTGCCTATATTCGCTTGACGTTAATTAAGTTGGTTTTTAAAAAATCAAGTCTAGACTACTTGCTTTTTGATTTAAACAAAGAACCTTATGGCAAGGTTTTTAACTTTGTCATGATTATCATTATAACGCATCACTTTTTATTGTTTTTTTTAGCTAATTTTAGCTTCAACAACTTGACAAGTGTATTGACACAAACTGTATATTCTAGTATTTTTACTGCTATTCTATTTTTCTTAGGAAACTCGTTATTTAGAAATAAGAAATAA